Proteins encoded together in one Bacteroides ovatus window:
- a CDS encoding EamA family transporter: MTNKTKGFIYGAIAAASYGMNPLFALPLYAAGMSVDTVLFYRYFFATIVLGILMKMQHQSFALHKADVLPLVIMGLLFSFSSLLLFMSYNYMDAGIASTILFVYPVMVAVIMGIFFKEKISAITVFSILLALSGIALLYQGDGNKPLSTLGIIFVLLSSLSYAIYIVGVNRSTLKNLPTTKLTFYAILFGLSVYIVRLNFCTELQVIPSAWLWADVLSLAILPTAVSLVCTALAIHYIGSTPTAILGALEPVTALFFGVLLFHEKLTPRLMMGILMIITAVTLIIIGKSLIKKMGMLLQMNKK, translated from the coding sequence ATGACTAACAAAACCAAAGGTTTTATCTATGGAGCGATTGCCGCTGCGAGCTACGGTATGAATCCTCTTTTTGCACTTCCGCTCTATGCAGCCGGAATGAGTGTCGATACCGTTTTATTCTACCGGTACTTCTTTGCGACAATCGTATTGGGTATTCTAATGAAAATGCAGCATCAGTCTTTTGCACTTCATAAGGCAGACGTTTTGCCCTTAGTCATTATGGGGCTGTTATTCTCTTTTTCATCACTGCTTTTGTTTATGAGCTATAATTATATGGATGCCGGAATTGCTTCAACGATTCTGTTTGTTTATCCGGTGATGGTAGCTGTCATTATGGGAATATTCTTCAAGGAAAAGATTTCCGCCATTACCGTTTTCTCCATCCTGCTGGCACTTTCAGGCATTGCCTTGCTTTATCAGGGAGACGGCAACAAACCGCTATCGACTTTGGGAATTATCTTTGTTCTGTTGTCTTCTCTCTCTTATGCTATATATATAGTAGGTGTAAACCGTTCGACATTGAAAAACCTGCCGACCACGAAACTTACCTTCTATGCCATTTTGTTCGGACTATCGGTTTATATCGTCCGTTTAAATTTCTGTACGGAACTGCAAGTAATACCGTCTGCCTGGCTCTGGGCCGATGTACTATCACTCGCCATCCTGCCAACTGCCGTATCACTGGTCTGTACCGCACTGGCCATCCATTATATAGGCTCTACACCAACGGCAATATTGGGTGCTCTGGAACCAGTGACAGCTTTATTCTTCGGTGTTCTCCTGTTTCACGAAAAACTGACTCCCCGCTTAATGATGGGTATTTTAATGATTATCACCGCCGTTACCCTGATTATCATTGGCAAGTCACTCATAAAAAAGATGGGTATGCTGTTGCAGATGAACAAAAAATAA
- the frr gene encoding ribosome recycling factor: MVDVKTCLDNAQEKMDMAIMYLEEALAHIRAGKASARLLDGIRVDSYGSMVPISNVAAITTPDARSIVIKPWDKSMFRVIEKAIIDSDLGIMPENNGEMIRIGIPPLTEERRKQLAKQCKGEGETAKVSVRNARRDGIDALKKAVKDGLAEDEQKNAEAKLQKIHDKYIKQIDDMLAEKDKEIMTV; this comes from the coding sequence ATGGTAGACGTAAAGACTTGCCTTGACAATGCACAAGAAAAGATGGATATGGCCATCATGTATCTGGAAGAAGCACTGGCACATATCCGCGCCGGAAAAGCGAGTGCACGCTTATTAGATGGTATCCGCGTAGATTCTTACGGAAGTATGGTACCTATCAGCAATGTAGCAGCAATTACTACTCCGGACGCCCGCAGTATCGTAATCAAGCCTTGGGATAAAAGCATGTTCCGTGTCATCGAAAAAGCAATCATCGACTCTGACCTCGGTATCATGCCCGAAAACAATGGAGAAATGATCCGTATCGGCATCCCTCCCCTGACGGAAGAACGTCGTAAACAACTGGCAAAACAGTGTAAAGGAGAAGGCGAAACGGCTAAAGTAAGCGTACGCAACGCGCGTCGTGACGGCATCGACGCACTGAAAAAGGCCGTAAAAGACGGATTGGCAGAAGACGAGCAGAAGAATGCGGAAGCCAAACTGCAAAAAATCCATGATAAGTATATCAAACAAATCGATGATATGCTGGCTGAAAAGGATAAAGAAATTATGACCGTCTAA
- the rsgA gene encoding ribosome small subunit-dependent GTPase A has translation MKGLVIKNTGSWYQVKTDDGQSIECKIKGNFRLKGIRSTNPVAVGDRVRIILNQEGTAFISEIEDRKNYIIRRSSNLSKQSHILAANLDQCMLVVTINYPETSTIFIDRFLASAEAYRVPVKLVFNKVDAYDEDELRYLDALINLYTQIGYPCFKVSAKSGTGVAEIKKALEGKITLFSGHSGVGKSTLINSILPGIAAKTGEISSYHNKGMHTTTFSEMFPVEGDGYIIDTPGIKGFGTFDMEEEEIGHYFPEIFKTSADCKYGNCTHRHEPGCAVRKAVEEHLISESRYTSYLNMLEDKEEGKYRAAY, from the coding sequence ATGAAAGGATTAGTAATCAAAAACACGGGTAGTTGGTATCAGGTGAAAACCGATGACGGACAATCTATTGAATGTAAAATCAAAGGGAATTTCCGGTTGAAGGGGATTCGCAGTACTAATCCTGTTGCAGTGGGTGATCGTGTCCGGATTATACTTAATCAGGAAGGCACTGCTTTTATCAGTGAAATAGAAGATAGAAAGAACTACATCATCCGCCGCTCGTCCAATCTTTCCAAACAATCTCATATCCTTGCTGCCAATCTCGACCAGTGTATGCTGGTGGTAACCATCAATTATCCGGAAACTTCCACTATTTTTATTGATCGCTTTCTTGCATCCGCAGAGGCCTATCGCGTCCCTGTAAAACTGGTATTTAATAAGGTAGATGCTTACGACGAAGATGAACTCCGCTATCTGGACGCACTTATCAACTTATACACACAAATCGGCTACCCTTGCTTCAAAGTTTCCGCAAAGAGCGGCACTGGAGTGGCTGAAATCAAAAAAGCACTGGAAGGCAAGATTACTTTATTTTCCGGACATTCGGGAGTCGGCAAATCGACTCTTATCAATTCCATACTGCCGGGCATAGCAGCCAAGACCGGCGAAATTTCTTCTTACCACAACAAAGGAATGCATACTACTACTTTCTCCGAAATGTTCCCTGTGGAAGGAGATGGCTATATCATCGATACTCCGGGTATCAAGGGCTTCGGCACATTCGATATGGAAGAAGAAGAGATCGGACATTATTTTCCCGAAATATTCAAAACCTCCGCCGACTGCAAATATGGCAACTGTACACATCGTCATGAACCGGGATGTGCCGTACGCAAAGCAGTGGAAGAGCACCTCATCAGCGAATCCCGTTATACCTCTTATCTCAATATGTTGGAAGATAAAGAGGAAGGAAAATATCGGGCTGCTTATTAG
- a CDS encoding efflux RND transporter periplasmic adaptor subunit — protein sequence MNKKTKWGIIILVGAGIIGGGIYSQLPKKNDELAAADKVMGGNKKRGKQVLNVNAKVIKPQSLTDEFTTTGVLLPDEEVDLSFETSGKIVEINFEEGTAVKKGQLLAKVNDRQLQAQLQRLISQLKLAEDRVFRQDALLKRDAVSKEAYEQVKTDLATLNADIEIIKANIELTELRAPFDGVIGLRQVSIGTYASPTTVVAKLTKIAPLKVEFSVPERYAKQIKKGTNLNFSVEGTLDAFGAQVYAVESAIDPNLHQFTARALYPNVNRTLLPGRYASVLLKKDEIPNAIAIPTEAIVPEMGKDKVYLYKSGKAEPVDIITGIRTASEVQVIRGLHVGDTIITSGTLQLRTGLAVTLDNIEE from the coding sequence ATGAATAAGAAGACTAAATGGGGCATCATTATTCTTGTTGGTGCCGGGATTATCGGTGGAGGAATCTACTCACAATTACCGAAAAAAAACGACGAACTAGCAGCCGCCGACAAAGTGATGGGCGGTAATAAAAAAAGAGGGAAACAAGTTTTAAATGTAAATGCCAAGGTCATAAAACCGCAATCTCTGACAGATGAATTCACCACTACCGGTGTACTTCTGCCCGATGAAGAAGTGGATTTGTCTTTCGAAACGTCGGGAAAGATTGTAGAAATCAACTTTGAAGAAGGAACAGCCGTAAAGAAAGGCCAATTACTAGCCAAAGTGAATGACAGACAGTTGCAGGCACAATTGCAAAGGTTGATTTCGCAATTGAAACTGGCAGAAGACCGTGTATTCCGCCAGGATGCTTTATTGAAACGGGATGCTGTCAGTAAAGAAGCCTACGAACAGGTGAAAACGGATTTAGCAACTCTGAATGCCGATATAGAAATTATCAAAGCTAATATTGAACTGACAGAGCTACGTGCTCCGTTTGACGGAGTGATCGGACTTCGCCAAGTCAGTATCGGTACGTATGCGTCTCCGACCACAGTCGTTGCCAAGCTGACAAAAATCGCTCCACTGAAGGTTGAATTTTCCGTTCCGGAACGTTATGCCAAGCAAATCAAAAAGGGTACCAATCTCAATTTCAGCGTTGAAGGAACATTGGATGCTTTTGGCGCACAGGTATACGCTGTAGAATCTGCCATCGATCCGAATCTGCATCAATTTACCGCCCGTGCATTATACCCGAATGTCAATCGCACCCTACTTCCCGGCCGTTATGCCAGTGTACTGTTGAAAAAGGATGAAATACCTAATGCAATAGCCATCCCAACGGAAGCAATTGTGCCGGAAATGGGTAAAGATAAAGTCTATCTGTATAAATCAGGAAAGGCCGAACCGGTGGATATCATTACTGGTATCCGCACCGCATCTGAAGTGCAAGTGATTAGAGGATTGCACGTAGGAGACACAATCATCACTTCAGGAACATTGCAACTCCGTACCGGACTCGCCGTAACACTTGACAATATTGAAGAATGA